The genomic DNA CGGCCGTGCGGGAATGCCGCAGCCGTCAGGAAACGCCCGTCTTTCTGCTCTACCGTCAGCTCGCCTCCGTTGCCCACCACTCGTTCCCTGAGCGTAGCGAGCCCCCGCAGTTCGGGAAGCGGAGCCTCCCGCACGCCGTCGTTGACGATGGCGATGCCCGACTCCGACAGGGTGATGCGCACCTGCTCGGCCTGTGCGTGCCGCAGGATGTTGGTCGTCGTCTCCCGCAGTACCTGGCCGAGCAGCTCGCCTGCGCGCGCGTCGACCTCGGCCGTACGGTCGACGCGCACCCGGATGCCCGCGGCCTCGAAGAGGTTCTTCGCGTTCTCCAGTTCCGCGGACAGGTTGAGCCGCCGCTGCGCGTAGGCGAGCTCCTTGGTCTGGGTGATGGTGTCGCTGACCAAGGCATGCACCTCGCGCAGTTCCTGCTCCACTCGTTCGGTGTCGCTGTGCACCAGCTTCTGGGCCAGCGCGATCTTCAGCTTCACCACATGCAGCGTGTGACCCTGGATATCGTGCAGATCACTGGCGAAACGCATGCGCTCCCGGATGACGGCCAGCTCCGCGTCACGTTCTCGTGCCTCCTCCAGCTCCGCGACGAGGCCGTAGAACCTCTGGTTGGGGAACATGAAGCCGGTCAGCACCGCTGTGACGCCCCCGGGGACGATGACGTATGCGATCAGAACATCGGAGACGTCTTCCTGTGTGACCAGCAGTCTCGCCGCACCTGCCACGGCGACGTAGGCGATCAGCCCCAGGGCTGCCGCGCTCCGGTGGCGCGGCAGCTGGGGGACGGCGAGGGAGCCCACGATCGCAATGCCGTAGAACGCCGTGTCACTGCCCACCACCAGCGCTCCGAGGGCCCATACGGCCGCGGTGACGATCAGGCAGGGAAGTGCGACGCGGGAGATGTCACGCGCCGCCCACCGCACGAAGGCCACCAGGGCCGCGACCACGCCCAGGCTCAGGACTGCGACGTGCCACCAGGTCCGGGCATCGATCGCCACCAGCAGCGCCCCTACGGCAGCGAGCAGCGGGAGGAACATGGTGAGGTTGAGGCTGCGCAGCCGTCCCCGCGTCGCCTGGGTGTGCTCGGGCATCGTGTGCGCCGCTGCCCGGGTCAGCCTCACCGGTCCTCGCCTGGCCGCTGAGCCGTCACGCTGGGCGGCGGGACCGCCGCGGCGCCCGCCGTGGTGAGGACCGCGGCCGTCACCGTCGGCCACCGGTTGTCCGCACCGTCAGGCAGGAGACCGGCGCCGAGGTGACGGCGGAGGAACGCTGCGCAGACCAGCAGGAAGACGGTCATGTCGACTGCCGGCAGCATGCGCAGGGGTTCGGTGTCCATGGGTGGCTCTCCGGAATCGAACAGCAGAGACTGCCCAGTATTCTTCCGATTCCGTGGTGGCACCACTGACGCTGCGTCATACGTTCACCCGAGAAATGTCATGGCGAGGTCATGACATGGTCGCACTGCCCGGTGAGCGCGGCGGCTGCTGAGATCGACGGCATGTCCTCGACACCAGTCATCGACGTTGAACGCCTGAACCTCTCCTACGGCGACTTCCATGCCGTGAAGGACCTGTCCTTCCAGGTGGAGCGCGGGGAGCTCTACGCTCTGCTCGGCACGAACGGGGCGGGGAAGACCTCGACCCTGGAGACCGTCGAAGGCCACCGTACGGCCACCTCGGGCACCGTGCGGGTGTTCGGGCAGAACCCACGCGACCGGCAGGCCGTGCGGCCCAGGATGGGCATCATGCTGCAGGACAGCGGGTTCTCCCCGGACCTGACGGTGAAAGAATCGGTCCGGCTGATCGGAAAGCTCACCCGGCGCACGGACACGGCCGAACGCGTGCTCGGCGTGGTGAATCTCACTCACAAGGCCGGCACCAAGGTGTCCCGACTCTCCGGCGGCGAGAAACGACGGCTGGACTTCGCCACCGCCGTGTACGGAAGCCCTGAGCTGATCTTCCTGGACGAGCCCACCACCGGCTTGGACATCCAGTCCCGGGACGAGCTGTGGGACACCGTGGACAAGCTGCGCGAAGACGGCTGCACCGTCGTTCTCACCACGCACTACCTGGAAGAGGCGCAGCAGCACGCCGACCGCATCGGTCTCATGCACAGAGGCGCCTTCTACCGGGAGGGGACCGTCTCCGAACTGACGCAGACCCTGCCGGCCGCCATCCGCTTCTCCCTCGCGGCCCCCGCACCGGTGCCACCGCT from Streptosporangium sp. NBC_01756 includes the following:
- a CDS encoding sensor histidine kinase encodes the protein MPEHTQATRGRLRSLNLTMFLPLLAAVGALLVAIDARTWWHVAVLSLGVVAALVAFVRWAARDISRVALPCLIVTAAVWALGALVVGSDTAFYGIAIVGSLAVPQLPRHRSAAALGLIAYVAVAGAARLLVTQEDVSDVLIAYVIVPGGVTAVLTGFMFPNQRFYGLVAELEEARERDAELAVIRERMRFASDLHDIQGHTLHVVKLKIALAQKLVHSDTERVEQELREVHALVSDTITQTKELAYAQRRLNLSAELENAKNLFEAAGIRVRVDRTAEVDARAGELLGQVLRETTTNILRHAQAEQVRITLSESGIAIVNDGVREAPLPELRGLATLRERVVGNGGELTVEQKDGRFLTAAAFPHGRSDAAL
- a CDS encoding ABC transporter ATP-binding protein, encoding MSSTPVIDVERLNLSYGDFHAVKDLSFQVERGELYALLGTNGAGKTSTLETVEGHRTATSGTVRVFGQNPRDRQAVRPRMGIMLQDSGFSPDLTVKESVRLIGKLTRRTDTAERVLGVVNLTHKAGTKVSRLSGGEKRRLDFATAVYGSPELIFLDEPTTGLDIQSRDELWDTVDKLREDGCTVVLTTHYLEEAQQHADRIGLMHRGAFYREGTVSELTQTLPAAIRFSLAAPAPVPPLQATRESDGTFLIETFSLQKDLHTLLRWAQDHAVELRELQAGPTRLDDVFRAIGSD